The genomic stretch CAGAGAAGGGGTTGTGAAATCCACCTTGCAGAATTGAGAAGCAAAGATATATAGGCAGCGACCTTCTAAAGCGAAGCCTGAAATTAGGGTTTTGCCGGTTAAGAAAGAAGGTCTTAGTGTATCAAACAAGAAGGGATTCACGAATCTAGCAAGAGTACATCCACCGATGAAGTAAGAAAGGGTTCGGTGTGGCCAAGCAGAGCTCTATTGTCAATATTGGAGGGTTTGGCATTGAATTGGTTTCAATACTAAATCAGCCATAATATTAATTGGGCCACAATTCGAATCCTATTGTTTGGATGACAATGCATTGCCTCTTGGAATCCTAGGAAGTAGCCAATTCAATTTCTGTTTGGATGTGCAAAAGGACAAAATTGAAATTTGGTCATATGCTACCCTGTCTCCACTGGCCAACTCTTTGCTTGGCAACTCATCGCACTGCTCGTTCTAGAATTATACTTGTCCACCTCTCTTCCTATAATCCGCAGAAATATGAGACCAATTTGGTATAACATGGATACATACAAGCACCGATAATAGGGCTGATATCGATGACCGATGCATAGGAATCACATGGACTGATGAGAGGGTACATCGTCTGATGGAGTTGGTGCCATTGTATGTAAGGGCAAGTAACTATCTCATGCAATGCTACATGTAATTTTTGATGACGTGtgaaggagaaagaaggaagaaagagaaacacGTATGTTGTTGTTTCATGAAACAACCACTTTATAAAGCTAATATGTAGGACTATAATACTACTCATACATCATTATGCAAGTTCTTTGTTTTCGCTTTTCAGGAAACTACAACATTCCTTCATTACACACACAAATTAAGGGACCTAAGAACTCTACGGGACAACTCAAAAATACAATCCATCATAGAGATTATCTGttaaattatttcaagattACATGATAATGTATTGGACCACTTAAAAGTCAGCACCAATGTATTTGATCTAATACGTGAAGCTTTAATGTTCCTGAAAACAAGGAGTATCGTCTATGCCAAAAAACATTACCAGTTTGGGCAATTCTACTGTGACATGCTGCCATGCCTGACAAGCCGAAATATACCGAGCTAGTCTTTTTTTTAGAGGAATATACCGAGCTAGTCAGGCAAGGTATTACCGAGCTTGAGGCAAAATGTTCAGTGCATTTTTTCGGCAGACTTGACTGCTGTTCACCCCAACATACACTAATTCAAAGTCCAAATATGAACCATAACAAAGGCCCAATTGAACATGTAACATCTCACTAAAACATAATTTGGGCCTTCTCTAGAACCCCATGTAGCGCGGTTGGCAATGACGCCAAGAGAGCATTTGAACATAATTCTTATCTGTTTTCCACACCTTGTAGTGTTTAAAATTATTGTAAAATTAGCGCATGAGCGAATGTGGGTTTGATTAATTGTTTTCAATCTCAAACATGAAATGAATTCTCCTCTCAAATTGTGAGCCCGTTTTCAATTCCATTTTAACCACGACGTTGTTTAGAATAAATGCAACACTATGAGAGtactttttaatttttttttgtaaaaaaatcaacattttgaatatatTGCTTCAACAGTTTGATACAAAATGTTGAGCtaatattttattcaaaataTTGATTTAGGATTCACACATTGTTGAGTAAAGCTTAACAATAATTTTGAAGCATCTATAAATGTACAAAATTATACTCTAGTAAACATTGTTAGATATAGAGATCTgagtaaaaaataaaagataaaacaaaaAGGGAAAATGTCTATTATAATGTATTGTTTGTGGAATGTAATGATTAGGCTAGTAGGCTACTACTTTGTGTTATATGTAGGCAAAATATCTGCGACAAGACGGTTATGTGGTCCGGCATATAAGCCCCCGGAATTCTCATCCATTTTGCAATATTTGAGCTTGTACTCCTTACTGTGTTTTAAATTAGTGTATAGTAAATGGATGGTTGAGATAAGATGTCAGAACAAGCCAACAAACGATATGCATGATATGTGGCACACTTTGATTGGAGAGTATGGGTAGATTCTTATTTATTTTGAATCTGAAACTTGAAATGCATTTTTCTCTCAAACTGAGTCCATTTTTGTTTCCATTTGAACAACGCCATTTTATCTAGAATAAACATAGCATAATGAGATCCAAAATACATAcattttaaactttttttttcttataatcAACATTGGGAATGTACTACTTAACACTTTGAATCATGTGTTCTAAATTTTCATatgaaatgttgaactagtttgTTCAAACCAATAGTTTGTTCAAAATATTGGTTTCGATTTCACAAATTTTTGAATCaagttttaaaaaatatttaagaatGCATGAATATATAAAATCAGAACATAGTAAgcattattatatatatagattagaacaaaaaaaaacaataagaAATAAGAAAGCTTACTCCTATGTGTTTCACTCTACTGTTGTTGGGCTGTAATTAGGCCCAATGAGCTATTTGACTGTGTAACATAAGCAAACCATTTTCCACAATATGAATAGGAGGTCCACAAAGTCCATCGATGTCACAATATGAATATAGCAGAGCGGTGGAAGGGTGATGGTTGGGGCATGATTTCTTTTTTGTGTGTGAAATTTGGAGGTTAGAAATGATTACGAAGCATCCACTTATGGCCAAGTCTTCTTATCTCCATCTGCACATACAGCTGCAAAGAGAACTGGGCCGGGATCCAAATAAAAATTTGAAGTTGACTTTGCCTTGTGATATATAGGGAAATTATGGCATGCCAAACATCGATTTGTAGCCAAGTCATTTTCATCTACGTCTGCACACTCCTGCAAATAGAACTTTTGAGCCTCAAATATATAAATAGTACTAAGCTTCCAATGAAAAGCAACGTCTTTTATCGCTCACGAGGAATCAGTCCATTCAGTTTCGATTCTCAGCCCGGATAAAATTTGATTATCTCGGTCCAAATTCTGCATTAGGATCTGGTCTCAAGTTAAAGTACCGTACCTCACACATCACATGACATTATTCCCTCTTTTGTTATGGTCTGCGAAGAACATTCCTCGTGGGTATCGGATGCAGATTGACTCTTCCTGCAGCCAACCAAACACAAGAACGCAATGCCATCCTCTATTATTCTTTCCTACATATTGCAACTTCCCTGTTCCCTTTCTGGCAACTTGTGCTGCAGGAACCCAAGAGGGAAATCCCAGGATGGACGCCGATGCTGAACTTCTGGAGGCGCTGGTCATCATGTTCACGGTGATCACATTTGGGCTTCTGGTTATCATGGGAGTTTTCAGAATCCGACGCTTTACCTGTTCTCTTCTGTTTAGCGTTCTTGCGGCATTCTGGGCTTGGGGTTTGATCGAGGTTAAGAGGTTGAACTTCTGGCTCCAGCGCACGGGTCGCTTCGACCAAATGTTTTCTCTGATGCAGATACATGTGTTTGAGATCGTTTCGTTTCTGATGCTACTTCTGATACTTCTGTTTTCTATCAGATCTTACCTGCCAAATTTGCGAGGTGCGTGTGATCAGTAAATCATTCCTTTCCACATGTATGTTCCATGTATGTTTTGGCCACAATGAATTGAACATCGTTTCGTTTTCGTCATGTGGTTTCCAATGCAAGGTATTCTACGGATGGTGATGACATGGTTCGGCAACCATCCGGGAAGATCACCGGCGCTGCTCTTCCTGGTCGGACTGGCCATCACGGGCTACGGCATGGGCGTGTTCTTAGCCAGGGGCCTTCCGGCAAACATCTTCCATGGTGACTTTGGTGTCTTCATTACTGTCATCGGCTTGAT from Setaria italica strain Yugu1 chromosome II, Setaria_italica_v2.0, whole genome shotgun sequence encodes the following:
- the LOC111256222 gene encoding uncharacterized protein LOC111256222; this encodes MDADAELLEALVIMFTVITFGLLVIMGVFRIRRFTCSLLFSVLAAFWAWGLIEVKRLNFWLQRTGRFDQMFSLMQIHVFEIVSFLMLLLILLFSIRSYLPNLRGILRMVMTWFGNHPGRSPALLFLVGLAITGYGMGVFLARGLPANIFHGDFGVFITVIGLMVVTAGVWTHRDPVGQMAGASLAVYILVLLVSSCMAGDW